In Natrinema amylolyticum, the following are encoded in one genomic region:
- a CDS encoding polysaccharide biosynthesis C-terminal domain-containing protein translates to MSRDILRGIISIAGSNVVVMLLAFPLTPFLVRFLGSSQYGDYAFMLSFLGVAWVFVNGGVFDGVRKYIAEERETEEWQNYVFGFYFRVAVLFVVPSAIVIAIAARVGVIEFVLDPQFETYFYLLGVLLIARQLRAVGRSVLMGLGNEHLSEPLMILEKLFFWPIAIGLVYAGLGVSGVLIGHIVAVFVSAAVAFVMLSRMVSFSSIFRRTPPDFPRRTLLAFNNRTIVLMFLLNALLYTDILLLHPLAGSEQAGYYQAAIVIADFLWVVPFAVQLALLHSSSELWSNDRLDRISEISALATRYVFLVTMLFCVGIAVLADSFVPLYYGEEFTASITPLRLLLIGVVGFAVARPIFAIGQGKGNLRALIYATGAAVALNIVLNLLLIPLYGTNGAAVATSISYGSMLLFHVWSARTLGFEPIGDLRFGRILATTLVTGSVIYPLDTIIASPFVSLFAVPPVGLVIFLLTAVTVGAIDNDDISYMLERSPDRLQRMLPSGDG, encoded by the coding sequence ATGTCTCGAGACATCCTCCGGGGAATCATCTCTATCGCGGGTTCAAACGTCGTCGTCATGCTGCTGGCGTTCCCGCTCACGCCGTTTCTCGTCCGGTTCCTGGGGAGTTCCCAGTACGGCGACTACGCGTTCATGCTCTCCTTCCTCGGCGTCGCGTGGGTGTTCGTCAACGGCGGCGTCTTCGATGGCGTGCGGAAATACATCGCCGAGGAACGCGAGACGGAAGAGTGGCAGAATTACGTGTTCGGCTTCTACTTCCGCGTTGCAGTGCTCTTTGTCGTTCCAAGTGCTATCGTTATCGCTATCGCGGCGCGCGTTGGTGTGATCGAGTTCGTCCTGGATCCGCAGTTCGAGACGTACTTTTACCTGCTCGGGGTGTTGCTAATCGCCCGACAACTACGTGCCGTCGGTCGTAGCGTACTGATGGGACTCGGCAACGAGCATCTCTCCGAACCGCTGATGATCCTGGAGAAACTCTTCTTCTGGCCGATCGCGATCGGCCTCGTTTACGCCGGATTGGGCGTCTCCGGCGTTCTCATCGGACACATCGTCGCAGTGTTCGTCTCCGCGGCCGTCGCGTTCGTCATGCTCTCGCGAATGGTTTCGTTCTCGTCGATCTTCCGCCGGACGCCGCCGGACTTTCCGCGCCGGACGCTACTGGCGTTCAACAACCGGACCATCGTCCTGATGTTTCTCCTGAACGCGCTGCTGTACACGGACATCCTTCTCCTTCACCCGCTCGCCGGAAGCGAACAGGCCGGCTACTATCAGGCGGCGATCGTCATCGCCGACTTCCTGTGGGTCGTTCCGTTCGCAGTCCAGCTCGCCCTTCTCCACTCGTCGTCGGAGCTATGGTCGAACGACCGCCTGGATCGGATCAGCGAAATTTCGGCGCTCGCGACTCGGTACGTCTTCCTCGTGACGATGCTGTTCTGCGTCGGTATCGCGGTGCTCGCGGATTCGTTCGTCCCGCTCTACTACGGCGAGGAATTCACGGCCTCGATCACGCCGCTCCGACTCCTCTTGATCGGCGTTGTCGGCTTCGCAGTCGCGCGTCCGATCTTCGCGATCGGTCAGGGGAAAGGAAACCTCAGGGCGCTCATCTACGCGACTGGTGCCGCCGTCGCGCTCAATATCGTTCTCAACCTCCTGCTCATTCCGCTGTACGGAACGAACGGTGCGGCCGTCGCGACGAGTATCAGTTACGGCTCCATGCTCCTCTTTCACGTCTGGAGCGCCCGAACGCTCGGCTTCGAACCGATCGGGGATCTCCGCTTCGGTCGCATTCTCGCGACGACCCTCGTTACGGGCAGCGTCATCTATCCGCTCGACACGATCATCGCCTCCCCCTTCGTCTCGCTCTTCGCCGTGCCGCCGGTCGGCCTCGTCATCTTTCTATTAACGGCCGTAACGGTCGGCGCGATCGACAATGACGACATCTCCTACATGCTCGAGCGATCCCCCGATCGGCTTCAGCGGATGCTCCCGTCAGGGGACGGCTAG